The stretch of DNA TGACCTTCTCGTCGATGTTGCCGACGCCGGCGTCGGCGATCAGGGTGTCCTGGTTGCTGGTGGCGCCGTAGCCGTTGCGGCCAAACGAAATGATGGCCGCCGGAATATCGTTCATGTCGGTCGCCTGCACCAGTTGGCCGGCGGTATTGCGGGTGCCGATGGTGATGTCGCGCGGTGTCTGCAAGGTAAACGGGGTGAGCGAGTCGGTAAACGCCGGCGTGACGGAGTAGCCCATCACCCTGTCCCAGCCATCAAGCCGGCTCACGCCCAGCGTGGTCCATGGCAGGTAGCCAAAGCGCTTGTTGCAGAGGTTTCCGGTGCGGTCTTCCAGCCCATTGGTGGACGAGACGGCGGGGCAGGGCAGGTAGCCGTTGCGCAGCGCGAAGCCGAACAGCGCCTCGCGCGCATCTTCCATCGCGCGCCGGGTGTCGGTGACGCGACGCTGCTCCAGCTGCGATGCCAGCGGCGCCATCATGCCGCCGATCAGCAGGCCGACGATCAGCAGCACGATGGCGATTTCCACCAGGGTGAAGCCGGACTGGCGGCGGTGCGTGAGCCTATGGTTCATTGATGTCCTTGATGCGGCCTTCCGTCAGGTCGTAGCGCTGGCCGGCTTTGAGGATGATCTTTTTCCCGGACGGCAGCGTGACCGTGACATTCGGCGTGGCTGCGCCGGGGCGCTGCGAGGTGCTTTTCTGCGCGCCGTACTGCGGCTCATCGTTGAGCCACACGGTGGTGCGGTTGTCGCTTCGACGCAGCACGCCGCTCATCAGCAGCACCGGTGGCGGGGGCGGTGCTTCAGGCACGGCGGCCGCGCTGCCTGGGGCACCGGGTTGGCCGCCATTGGCTGGCGGCATACCCGGCATACCCGGCATACCCGGCATACCCGGCATGCCGGGCTGCTGCTGCGGATCTTGCGGATTGGCTGGTGGTGCGGCGGCGCCACCACGGCTGGCTTCCATGGTGGCGCGTTCGGCCGGCGTCGAGAACAGCCGGCCCAGCGTGACTTGCGCCTGCGCGGACGACGGCAGCCAGGCGGCCAGCAATGACAGCAGCGCCGGCGCGGCGCAGAGGGCGGCGCGGCGCATCATGATTTGCCTTTCGTTGGCTTCATCGCGGCCAGGCGCGGCGCTTTCGGCGCGGTGTTCAGCGTGATCCAGTTCAAGGTGCAGTCGGCACCAAGCGTCGGCGCGCCTGGCGCTCCGGCCGTTACGCCCATGCGCTTGATCGAACAATCCTGCACCGCGAAGTAGCTTTGCTGGCGCAGCATCTGGAAGAAGTTGAACAGGTCCAGTTCATGCAGCAGCTCCATGTGCAGCCGCATGCGGCTGCCGCGCAGCTCAAAGTCGCCCAGGTCCAGCGGCGACTCCAGTTGCACGGTCTGTTGCGGTTCAATCTCGTAACTCAGCGGCGCGAGTTTGAGTTGTTCCTGCGTCTGACGGATCGCATCGAGCCATTCCAGCCGGCGCTCGTCGCCCACCAGGCCACGCTGACGCAGCGCGATAAAGCGCTGCTGGTAGTTGCGGATGTCGCGCTTCTCGCTGTCCACCTGCGCGTACAGTGACGATGCGGCATCGCGCGCGCGCTGATTGGTCTCCAGCGTGTCGTTGGCTTCGTGTTTTTTCAGTTGGCTCAGCATCACGCCAGTCAGCGAGATGGTGATCGCCGCCAGCATCGTCAGCACCGCCGTGCGGATTAACGCAAACTCCGCGATCCAGTACGGCAGCGTGATGGCCGCCGCAGCTTTCTTTTTTCCGGGGACAGGATTCATGCTCATGGCTTCCACACCAGGTTGAGGGTGAATCGCGCGCGGCTTGGCGCGGCCACTTGCGCGCCGGCCTTGCCGGACAGCTTGACGGACGACCGCGTGTCCACCGGCGGCTTCTCCACTTCCACCGTCAGGCGCGGGTGGCGCGCCAGCGCTTTGGCAAACTGCGTCATGCTTTCCACCGCATTGCGATAGTCATCCTGCTCGCTCATGATCTCCGCTTCCAGCACCAGTGTCTGCGGCGCGCGTTGTGGAATGCCGGCCACCAGCGAGGAAATCGGCGTGGCCTGCGTGGCGTCCTGTCCCGGCGCTGGCGCGTTGGCGCTCGGTGCGTTCACTTTCCAGTCCATTTGCAGCAGGCGGATTTGCGGCACCGCCTCCAGCGCCTCGCTGACCACCGTCGCCATGCCCAGCGGCGAGCCGGATTGCGTGGCCAGCATGCGTTCCACATTGACGGCCGCTCGCATATTGGCGGTGGTGGTCACGCGCGGCGGAATCTCCGCCATGGTGGCGCGATAACGCTGATTAAAGCTGGCCGTTTCGGCGGTCAGCTGTTTGCTGTCGCTATTGGCTTCGTGTTCCTGCCACAGGTTGGCGCCGGTCCACGCCGCGCCGCAGATGGCCAGCGTGGCGCTCACCGCATACAGGTTGACGCGCGCCCGCCATAGCTTGAAGTAGCGTTGCCACAGGCCCAGCGTGTAGTGGCTGGCCGGCGCGCTGCGCGCCAATAACGCCAGCAGCGCGGGTTCGGCCAGATGTCGCGCGAGATCGTCGACGTCGGCGCTGTCGGTTTTCAGGCCGACGCCGTCCGCTACCGATTCCAGCGACAGCAGGCGGAACACGGTTTCCGCACCATCTTCGCATTGTTCGTTCAGCGCCTCGGTATCGGCGGCCGGCGTGACCACCACCGCAGCCAGCACCTGGCCGCGCGCCATCAGGCGCTGGCTGCTGAGGAACTGCTGCGTCTTGGCGGTTTCCACGCCGATGTTGACCGGATTGCCGTCACGGTCGATGGCCGGCGTCAGGCGCGAAAACTTCAGCATGCCGTTCTGGAAGTAGCTCTGGCGCCAGCCGGCCGATTGCTGCGTCACCAGCAACAGGTGCTCGTCATTGAGGCGCAGCTTGCGCACCAGCTCTTCGCTCATCAGCGTGGTCGAATACAGGCCGGCCAGCGGCATTTGCAGCTGTTCCAGCGCTTCCACCCACGGTTGCACCGAGGATGGATTGGTCAGCGCCGACAGCAGCACGATGTCGTCACGGCGCCCGGCCGCTTCGCGGCCTTGCACTTCATGGTGGCGGAACGGCGTTTCGCGGTACTGCTGCATCAAGCGCCGTTGCAGCAGCTTGCGGGCGCCGGCGCCGCTGACATGCGGCAGCGTCACGCGCTGGAAGTCTTCTTCAATCAGGTCGGCCAGGATGTAGGCGGGCGAGAAGCGGTGATGGCTGTCGATGTAGTCCATGAAATCATCGATGCCGCCACGGTTGTTGACGAAACAGACGCCGCCCGACAGCCGGCCATTGTGCCATTCATAGGCGCACAGCTGTTCGCTGGTCAGATAGAATAAATGTTTGGTGAACACGATGGCCTCAGGTCCTGATCTTGCTGATCGTGTCGTAGATCGGTCCCATCACCGACAGCATGATCCAGCCCACCATTACGCCCAGCACCACGGTAATTGCCGGTTCGATCATCGACTGCACCTTCTCGATCATCTCCTTGACTTCGCGGTTGTAGAAGTAGCTGACGTTATGCAGCGCGCCATCCAGCGCGCCGGTCGATTCGCCCACTTTCAGCATGCGGATCACCAGCGGCGGGAAGATGCCGGTGTTCTGGAACGCCTGCGTAATCCCCTGGCCTTCGGAGATCTGCTGCGCCGCGCGCCGCAGTCCGGCCGCCACCACGCGGTTGCCGACGATGCCTTCCGACAGGCGGATGCATTCGAGGATGGTGATGCCGGACGCGTACATCATGGCGAAGAAGGTGGCGAAGCGCGCCAGGATAATCTTGTGCAGCACCGGGCCGATCATCCAGATGCGCAGCTTGAAGCCGTCGGCCGCATAGCGCGCCTGCTCGCTGCGCGCCAGCCAGGCGCGGCCGCCGAAGAAGCCGATCACCGGGATGGCGATCATGATGTACCAATAATTGATGAAGATATTCGAGACGAAGATCAGCGCCCTGGTATGCAGCGGCAGCGTGTTGCCCATGTTTTTGACGAAGGACGTCAGCTGCGGCACCAGGTAGATCATCAGGAAAAACATCACGCCGGTGACGAACAGGCCTACGGCGGCCGGGTACATGATGATCTTCTTGGTCTGCGACGCCAGCTCGTCCTGCCATTTCAGCGTTTCCGACAGATTCCTGAACACCTCCGCCAGTTTGCCGCTTTGCTCGCCGGCGGTAATCAGGCTGGTAAACGTCAGGTCGAATACTTCTGGATATTCGGCCAGCGCGGCCGACAGCTGCTTGCCGCCTTCGATATTTTCAATCAGGCCGGTGATCATTTCGCGGAAGCGCGGATGGTCGATGCTCTCGCGCAGATCATTCAAGCCGTCCAGAATCGGCACGCCGGCGCCGGTCATCTGCTCCATGTGGAAGGCGAAGTTGATCAAGTCCTTGCGGGTGATCACGCGCTTGATGGCGATGACCTTGGCGCGCGAGACGCGGCAGTCGATCAGGTCCAGCCCCATGCGGGTCAGGCGCAGTTCCAGATCCGGCTCGTTGGCGGCGTCCATATTCCCCGGCTGGATATGGCCGGTGGCGTCCATCGCGCGGTAGAGGTATTGCGGCATCAGCCCAGCCTTTCGGTGAGGTCCACCACGCGGCCGACCTCTTCCAGCGTGGTCACGCCTTCGCGCACGCGGCGCAGGCCATCGTCGATCAGGCTGTGGAAACCGCCGGCGGCCGCTGCGTTTTTCAGTTCGCGGGTGGAGACGCGGCGCGCCACCAATTCATCCAGCGCCGGTGTCATTTTCAGCAGCTCGATGATGGCGATGCGGCCCTTGTAGCCCTGGTGCGCGCACTTGTCGCAGCCGACCGCGTGGTACAGCGTTTGCGGCGCGGCGTCTTCCGAAATGCCGAGCAGGCGGCGTTCGACATCGTCCGCTACATGGGCCTCACGGCAGGCGGTACACAGTTTGCGCACCAGCCGCTGGGCGATGATGCCGATGATGTTGCCGGCCATGATATCGGCCAGCACGCCAATGTCCAGCAGGCGCGGAATGGCGCCGATGGCGGAGTTGGTGTGCAGTGTCGAATACACCTGGTGGCCGGTCATGGCGGCGGAGAAGGCCATTTCGGCGGTTTCCTTGTCGCGGATTTCGCCGACCAGGATCACGTCCGGGTCTTGCCGCATCATCGAACGGATGCCTTCGGCGAAACCCATCTTGGACGATTCGTTGACCGAAGTTTGCCGGATCATGTTCATCGGGTACTCGACCGGATCTTCCAGCGTCATGATATTGACGCTTTCGGTGTTGATGTGGTTCAGGATCGAATACAGCGTGGTGGTTTTGCCGGATCCGGTCGGTCCGGTCACCAGGATCACGCCGTCGGGACGAGCGATCATCAGCTTGAGCAGATTGAGTTCGTTCTCGCCCAAGCCCAGTCCATCCAGCGGCACGATGCCTTTCTGGCGATCCAGCACGCGCAGCACGAAGTTTTCGCCGTGCGTGGTCGGCTGCGCCGAGGCGCGGAAGTCGATCTGGCGGCCGGAGAATTTGATCGAGATGCGCCCGTCCTGCGGCGCGCGGGTTTCGGCGATGTTCATGTTGGACATCACCTTCAGGCGCACCGCCATCGCCGGCCAGTAGGATTTGTGCAGGCTGCGGATCTGGCGCAGGATGCCGTCGATGCGGTAGCGGATGCGCAGGAACGATTGCTCCGGCTCGAAGTGCAGGTCGGAGGCGCTGTTTTGCACGGCGTCGGCCAGAATGGCGTCGATCAGCCGCACCATCGGCTGGCTGTATTCGTCCGAGGTGCTGCCGATGCTGGCGTAATTGACTTCGCCGGTTTCGATTTCGTGCAGGATGCCGTCGATCGACAGTTCGAAGCCGTAATACTGGTCGATGGCGCGCGAGATGTCGGATTCGTTGACCAGCAGCGGCGTAATGGTGATGCCCTTGACCAGCATGGCGCTGATCTGGTCCAGCGCGACGATGTTGCTGGTGTCGGACATGGCCAGGATCAGATTATCGGTGGCGCGCTCGTAGACGATCGGGAACACGCGATAGCGCTTGGCCACTTCCTTGGGAATCAGCTTGAGGGCGATGGCGTCCACCACCAGGCTGTTGAGGTCCGCGCTCTGGGTGTTGAGGTTTTCCGACAGCGCCTCGCGCACCGTGGCTTCGGTGACGAAGCCCAGTGTGATCAGCAGTTTCCCCAGCGGCTCGTTGCTGCTTTTTTGCTCGATCAGCGCGATGCGCAGCTGGTCTTCGCTGATGATGCCTTTTTGTATCAGCAGTTTGCCGAGTGGGAGTTTGGGTTGTTCTGCCATGTGTCAGTGGGGGACGGTGCTCAGTTCATGCATGCGCTTGCGCAGCGCGTTGCGGTCGAAGCCGACGGCCTTGTCCTGCGCCAGCGCCAGCGCGCGCTGGTAGTAGCCGAGCGCCAGTTTGCCCTGGTTCAGGCGGTCCAGGCCGATGGCCAGGTTGTAGGCGTAGTCCGGATTGTCCGGCGCGGCGCCAACGGCGCGGAAGTAGGCTTGCTGGGCGTCCGGCCAGCGGCCCTGTTGTGCGTATAGGTTGCCGAGGGCGAACAGAATCGGACCGGCGTCCGGCGTGTTGGCCAGAATGGCTTTCAGGCGCGCTTCGCTCTGGCTGATGTCGCCCTGGCGCAGGCCGATTAGGCCGGCGGTGGCGTCGGCGTCGTTGGGCGACAGTTCCAGCAGGCGCAGGTAGTAGCTGGCGGCTTTGTCCTTCTGGTTCTGGCGCGCGGCGACGTGGGCGGCGCCGAGCAGGGCGTCGCGATTGTTGGCGTCCTGGGCCAGGGCGGCGTCATATTGCTGCTGGGCGCCGGCGGTGTCGCCGCTGTTGAAGGCCTGGTAGGCGCGGTCCAGCGCTGGCGCAACCGGGGCTGGCTGCACGATGCGGGTGACGCGGATGTCGTCATTTTTCGGCGCGGTCAGCACGGGCATGCGTTCCGGACGTGGCGCGGCGGCGGCCTGGATGGCTTGCTGGGCGGCGGCCAGTTCCTGCTCGGTGCGTTCCAGGCGGCGTTCCAGGTCTTGCTGGTTGCCGCGGCTGGCGGTGGTGGGGCCGAGCAGGGGATCGTCGGCGTCGGCTGGGATGCCGGTGTTGCCGCCGTTTGCCGCGTCCGGGCCGGTGGCAGTGCTGCCGGCGCCTGGGTTGGCGACGATGATCTGGCCAGCGCTGGTGGCGCCGCTGGTGGCGTTTTGCGGTGGCATTGGGACTGGCGGCAATCCGGCGCCTGCACCGGGGCCGGTCAGGGCGATCCAGTAATAGATGCCGAAACCGCCAACCAGCAGCACCAGCAGGGCGATCAGGCCAATCAGGCGCAGGCGTTCTGGATCGAAGCTGCTTGGTTCGGCAGCGGCGGCGGTGCGTGAGCGCGCGCGCGCGCCGCTGGGAGGTTTTCCATTGGCGGCCTCGCTGGCGGTTTTTTTGCCGGGCGCTGCGGCAGCTGCGGCAGCGGCTGGGGCTGCGCTGGCTGGCGTGGCGGCGGCAGCACGCGGCGGCGCTGCAGGCGGAGGCGGTGGTGGCGCAATGGCGGGCGCAGGCGCAGGCGCAGGCGCGCTCGGAGTCGGCTTCGCCAAAGGCGGCGCGGCAATCGGATCGAGCGCCAGGTCCATGGTCAGGCCGGGCTCTTTATGGTCGCTGACGGGCGGCAGCGGGCTGGGCGCCGGGCGTGGCGTGGCGGCGTCTGCAGCGGCGGAGACTGGCGGCGCCAGCGGTTCCAGGCTCAGGCCGTCCATCGGCTCCAGGCTGAACGCTGCGGGCGCGGGCGCGCGTGCTGGCGTGGACGCGGGTGCGGAGACGGACGTGCTCGGCCCCGGCTCCGGCGTCAGCGCCAAAATCTCATCAAACGCTTCCGACGGCCGGTCGATCTCGTCATCGGATAGCGAGTTTTGTTTTGCGCGCTCCGCCTTCTTGAGCGCCTGCATTAGTAGACTCATGATCCATTCGCCTTCGGCACGGGGTACGGTTCATCGTCAGGTTTCTGGCCCGGCAGCAGATAACGGTACTCCTTGTAGTCACCGTTGACGCTGGCGTCCTTGATCACCACCGGGCGCATGAAAATCACCAGCTCGGTCTTGGTGCTGTTTTCATTGCGGTACGAGAACAGGTTGCCCACCAGCGGGAGGCTGCTCAGACCGGGAACGCCGTCCTTGGCGTTATCCACCGAATCCTGCATCAGCCCGCCCATGACCGCCACCTGGCCGCTGTTCACGCGCATGATGGACTCCATCTCGCGCGCCTGGATCACCGGAATCTCGCTGGCGACGTTGACCAGTGCCGGATTCGGGTCCTTGACGTGGTCCACCACGCGCGTGATGGTCGGGCGCACGTTCAACGTTACCTCGTCGTTGTCGGATATCTGCGGCGTGACGCTCATGACAAAGCCCACCGGCACCGTCTGCAGCGTCGATTCATACACGGCGGGGGTGCTGATGCCGCCGCTGGAATTGAGCACCGCCGGCGTCACCTTGATCGAGAAGAATACATTGTTGTCCACCACTTTCAGCAGCGCGGTCTGGTTATTCAGCACGCTGATTTTCGGGCTGGACAGTACCTTCACCTTGCCGAACGACTCCAGCAGCTGGATGGTGGCGGCGATGTCGCCCAGGCGGCTGGTCGGATTGGTGTAATTGAGCAGGAACACGCCGGGCGACACGTTGGTCTGCACGCCGCTCGGCAGGGTGGTGGTGCCAACCTGCTTTTGCGTCAGGGTCAGGCCGCCACGGCCGACCGACTTCCAGTCGATGCCCTGCTGATAGCTATCGCTCAGCTTGACTTCGATGATGGTGGCTTCGATCAGTACCTGGCGCTTGGCGGCCCCCAGCACCACATCGAGGAACTGCTGGATCTTCTCGTGCTGGCGCGCGGTGGCGCGCACGGCGATCAGGCCGCCTTCCGGATTGACGATGACCGAGTTGCGCGATTTGTTGCCCGCATCCAGCCCGCCCAGGCCGCCCAGCACGTTCAGTTGCGGCTGCGGTTGCTGCGTGCCGCCAGGACCGCTTTGCTGCTGGCCTGCCAGCGGGTCCACCGGATTGTCGTTCAGGTTGGACGAACGCAGCATGTCGCGGATATTCCGCTCCAGGTTGTACCAGAAGTTATTGTCCGAGCGGTTGATGACCGAGGTGGTCGAATTATTGCTGCCGTTGCCTTGCTGGCCGTTGTTGCCCTGCTGCTGAAGCGGCTGGCCGTTCGCCCCCAGTTGCTGTTGCTGCGTATTGTTCTGCACCGCCTGCTGGACCGCGTTACCGCCACTGCCGCCGGCGCCGGTGGTGGAAATCTGCGTGGCGATATTCACGCTGCTGGTGGTGCTGCGGGCGATGTTGACGTAATCGACTTTATAGTTGCGCCACTCCGGCGTATCCGGCAGCACCGTCAGCGTTGTGCCGTTGATTTCATAGCGCATGTCGACCTGGCGCTGGATGCGGCTCAGCAACTGCGGCAGCGTCTGATCCAGCGCGTTCAGCGTGACCGTGCCTTCTAGCCCCGGATGGACGTCCACGTTCATACCGGCGTCGCGCGCCAGCGCAAACAGCAGCGACTGCACCGGCACCTTGTGCACCGTGACGCTGAAAGTCTCGACCTTGGCGGCCGGCTTGGGTGGCGGCAGCGCCACGCTTTGCTGCACCGGCTCCGGAATGGTGCCGGCCACCGGCGGCGCTTCCGTAATATGCAGCGGCGAATTGGGGATGCTATGGCTGGCGCAGGCGCTCAGCAAGACACTGCAAACCACAGGGGCAAGAGGGGAGCTGAATTTTTTCATCGTATCTTTCCGGCCCAGCATGATGCAGGAGGTTCTTTTTGTTGCGTTTTTGCAATTGTGAGTAACATGATCTTACAAATTTCGTGTCGCCGCAAGGATGGCCCAGCAAATTCCCCCAATTAACAGCAGCAGCAAACCTCCCAGTACAACAGGTCTGAAATGCAAGCCGCCGCGCCAGCGGCCAGCCATGCGGCTTCGGCGGCCAAATGGCGATTCGGCGATGGCCTGGCGGGCGTGGCTGGCCTCGACCACCTCGGCGTCGGCCGCAAACGCGGCCAGCAGCGCCTTGTCGGCCAAAATGTTGATGCGGCGGACGATGCCTTCCGAGGCGTCGGCGATCAGCCGGGCCGCCGCCGGGCTGAAAATGGCGCCGCCGTCATGCCCGGCCGCACGCAGGCGGTGGGCCAGGAAGTCGCCGGTCAGCGCGGTTGGCAGCGGCGGCACGTGGAAGCTGTGGGTGATGCGCTCTTTTAGCTGGCGCATGCTGGACAGGTCGAGATTCTGGTCCAGCTCCGGCTGGCCGAACAGCACGATTTGCAGCAGCTTGCTGCGCGCGGTTTCCAGGTTGGTCAGCAGGCGGATGGCTTCCAGCGTGTCGAGCGGCATGGCCTGGGCTTCCTCGACCAGCAACACCACCTGGCGGCCGGCGCTGTGACGGGCGATCAGCTCGGCTTGCAGGCTGCGCTGGACTTCATCGGCGCGCAAGCCGTGCGTTTGCAGGCCCAGTTCGGCGGCGATGGCGTGCTGCACTTCCAGCGGATCGAGATTGGGGTTGACCAGGTAAATCACGTCGATGTGAGACGGCATGCGGCTTTCCAGCATGCGGCACAGCATGGTCTTGCCGGCGCCGACCTCGCCGGTGACTTTAATAATGCCTTCGCCATGGCTGACGGCGTACAGCATGGCGTCCAGAATGTCGCCACGGTCGTTGCCGGCATAAAAAAACGCCGGGTTGGGCGTGATATTGAAGGGCGACTCGCGCAGGCCGAAGTGGGATTGGTACATGGTCACGCTCACGCGATGCAAGCCAGGAAGGCTTGCTCAAGGGTGTCGGCGCCGTACCGGGCGCGGCATTCGGCCGGGGTGCCGGCGAAGCGGATGTGGCCTTCATGGAGGATGGCCATGCGGTCGCACAGCTCGTCCACATCGGCCAGCGCGTGCGAAGTCAGGAACAGCGTGCTGCCGGCGCGGTGAAGCGCGCGCAACTGTTCTTTTAATAGTGCCCGCGCTTTGGGATCGAGGCCGCTCATCGGCTCGTCCAGCACGTACAGCGGCTTGCGCGCCAACAGGCAGGCGGCCAGGCCGAGCTTTTGGGTCATGCCTTTGGAATAGCTGCGCACCATGCGTTTGAGGGCGTCTGCATCCAGGTCCAGGGAGGCCAGCATGGCGGCCACGGCGTCGGGCTGGTAAGGCAGTCCTTGCAAGGTCAGCAGATAACGGATGAAGTCGGCGCCGGTCAGGTAGTAGGGCGGCGTGAAGCTTTCGGGCAGGAAACCCAGCGGCTTGCGTGCGGCCGGCTGATGGTGCGGCTGGCCGAAGATATCGATGCGGCCGCCGTCGAGTGCGCAAAAATCCAGCAGGCACTTGATCAGGCTGGTCTTGCCGGCGCCGTTGACGCCGACCAGACCGAAGCATTCACCGGCGCCCAGCTCCAGATCCACGCCGTGCAGCACGCTGGCCGCGCCATAGCGTTTGACGACTTGCTGGAAGCGCAGGGCAGGTTCGGTCATGGATCGAGGGATGAAAGAAACGAGCCACACTGTAGCGCATCCGTCCAAAGAAAGCGACACCTGGCCCCCGCTAACTCGCTCTGCCAGCCCATCTGTCATAGAATGGCCGCAAGTTTTGGTGACAATTCACGGGGAGTCGGCATGTCGAGGCCAGAAAAAGTACGGTTGGGTGAAATTCTGGTGCAGCAAAAGCTGCTCTCCGAGGAGCAATTGGGCCTGGCGCTGGCCGATCAAAAGCGCAGCGGCCGCAAGCTCGGTCGCGTGTTTGTCGAAAACGGCTATGTTACTGAGGAACAGATCGCCGGCGCGCTGGCGCGCCAGCTCAACATTCCCTACCTGAACCTAAAGTTCTTCAACATCAATCCGGAAATCGTGCGGCTGCTGCCGGAAACCCAGGCCCGCCGCTTCCGCGCGCTGGTGCTGGAAGACCGGCGCGGCTCGCTGCTGGTCGGCATGTCCGACCCGACCGACCTGTTTGCCTACGACGAAATCGCCCGCATCGTGCGCCAGGGTATCGAGCTGGCGGTGGTCAACGAGACCGAGGTGGTGGCCGCGATCGACCGCATCTACCGCCGCACCGAGGATATTTCCGACCTGGCGCGTGAGCTGGAACAGGACGTCGGTGAAGTGTCGGTGGACTTTGGCGCGCTGGCCGCAGCCAATCCTAACGTGGAAGAAGCGCCGGTGGTCAAGCTGCTGCAATCGGTGTTTGAGGATGCGGCGCAGGTGCGCGCCTCCGATATCCACATCGAGCCGCAGGAAGGCCGCTTGCAGATCCGCTTCCGCATCGACGGCGTGCTGCACCTGCAAACCGAGGCCGACATGAAGATCGCGCCGTCGCTGGCGCTGCGGCTGAAGCTGATGTCGGACCTGG from Duganella dendranthematis encodes:
- a CDS encoding type II secretion system protein → MNHRLTHRRQSGFTLVEIAIVLLIVGLLIGGMMAPLASQLEQRRVTDTRRAMEDAREALFGFALRNGYLPCPAVSSTNGLEDRTGNLCNKRFGYLPWTTLGVSRLDGWDRVMGYSVTPAFTDSLTPFTLQTPRDITIGTRNTAGQLVQATDMNDIPAAIISFGRNGYGATSNQDTLIADAGVGNIDEKVNLQAGGTTLVARDIAEDARAPGGAFDDLVLWISPNILYNRMVAAQRLP
- a CDS encoding type II secretion system F family protein yields the protein MPQYLYRAMDATGHIQPGNMDAANEPDLELRLTRMGLDLIDCRVSRAKVIAIKRVITRKDLINFAFHMEQMTGAGVPILDGLNDLRESIDHPRFREMITGLIENIEGGKQLSAALAEYPEVFDLTFTSLITAGEQSGKLAEVFRNLSETLKWQDELASQTKKIIMYPAAVGLFVTGVMFFLMIYLVPQLTSFVKNMGNTLPLHTRALIFVSNIFINYWYIMIAIPVIGFFGGRAWLARSEQARYAADGFKLRIWMIGPVLHKIILARFATFFAMMYASGITILECIRLSEGIVGNRVVAAGLRRAAQQISEGQGITQAFQNTGIFPPLVIRMLKVGESTGALDGALHNVSYFYNREVKEMIEKVQSMIEPAITVVLGVMVGWIMLSVMGPIYDTISKIRT
- a CDS encoding GspE/PulE family protein, with amino-acid sequence MAEQPKLPLGKLLIQKGIISEDQLRIALIEQKSSNEPLGKLLITLGFVTEATVREALSENLNTQSADLNSLVVDAIALKLIPKEVAKRYRVFPIVYERATDNLILAMSDTSNIVALDQISAMLVKGITITPLLVNESDISRAIDQYYGFELSIDGILHEIETGEVNYASIGSTSDEYSQPMVRLIDAILADAVQNSASDLHFEPEQSFLRIRYRIDGILRQIRSLHKSYWPAMAVRLKVMSNMNIAETRAPQDGRISIKFSGRQIDFRASAQPTTHGENFVLRVLDRQKGIVPLDGLGLGENELNLLKLMIARPDGVILVTGPTGSGKTTTLYSILNHINTESVNIMTLEDPVEYPMNMIRQTSVNESSKMGFAEGIRSMMRQDPDVILVGEIRDKETAEMAFSAAMTGHQVYSTLHTNSAIGAIPRLLDIGVLADIMAGNIIGIIAQRLVRKLCTACREAHVADDVERRLLGISEDAAPQTLYHAVGCDKCAHQGYKGRIAIIELLKMTPALDELVARRVSTRELKNAAAAGGFHSLIDDGLRRVREGVTTLEEVGRVVDLTERLG
- a CDS encoding tetratricopeptide repeat protein, with the protein product MSLLMQALKKAERAKQNSLSDDEIDRPSEAFDEILALTPEPGPSTSVSAPASTPARAPAPAAFSLEPMDGLSLEPLAPPVSAAADAATPRPAPSPLPPVSDHKEPGLTMDLALDPIAAPPLAKPTPSAPAPAPAPAIAPPPPPPAAPPRAAAATPASAAPAAAAAAAAPGKKTASEAANGKPPSGARARSRTAAAAEPSSFDPERLRLIGLIALLVLLVGGFGIYYWIALTGPGAGAGLPPVPMPPQNATSGATSAGQIIVANPGAGSTATGPDAANGGNTGIPADADDPLLGPTTASRGNQQDLERRLERTEQELAAAQQAIQAAAAPRPERMPVLTAPKNDDIRVTRIVQPAPVAPALDRAYQAFNSGDTAGAQQQYDAALAQDANNRDALLGAAHVAARQNQKDKAASYYLRLLELSPNDADATAGLIGLRQGDISQSEARLKAILANTPDAGPILFALGNLYAQQGRWPDAQQAYFRAVGAAPDNPDYAYNLAIGLDRLNQGKLALGYYQRALALAQDKAVGFDRNALRKRMHELSTVPH
- the mshL gene encoding pilus (MSHA type) biogenesis protein MshL is translated as MKKFSSPLAPVVCSVLLSACASHSIPNSPLHITEAPPVAGTIPEPVQQSVALPPPKPAAKVETFSVTVHKVPVQSLLFALARDAGMNVDVHPGLEGTVTLNALDQTLPQLLSRIQRQVDMRYEINGTTLTVLPDTPEWRNYKVDYVNIARSTTSSVNIATQISTTGAGGSGGNAVQQAVQNNTQQQQLGANGQPLQQQGNNGQQGNGSNNSTTSVINRSDNNFWYNLERNIRDMLRSSNLNDNPVDPLAGQQQSGPGGTQQPQPQLNVLGGLGGLDAGNKSRNSVIVNPEGGLIAVRATARQHEKIQQFLDVVLGAAKRQVLIEATIIEVKLSDSYQQGIDWKSVGRGGLTLTQKQVGTTTLPSGVQTNVSPGVFLLNYTNPTSRLGDIAATIQLLESFGKVKVLSSPKISVLNNQTALLKVVDNNVFFSIKVTPAVLNSSGGISTPAVYESTLQTVPVGFVMSVTPQISDNDEVTLNVRPTITRVVDHVKDPNPALVNVASEIPVIQAREMESIMRVNSGQVAVMGGLMQDSVDNAKDGVPGLSSLPLVGNLFSYRNENSTKTELVIFMRPVVIKDASVNGDYKEYRYLLPGQKPDDEPYPVPKANGS
- a CDS encoding ExeA family protein, with protein sequence MYQSHFGLRESPFNITPNPAFFYAGNDRGDILDAMLYAVSHGEGIIKVTGEVGAGKTMLCRMLESRMPSHIDVIYLVNPNLDPLEVQHAIAAELGLQTHGLRADEVQRSLQAELIARHSAGRQVVLLVEEAQAMPLDTLEAIRLLTNLETARSKLLQIVLFGQPELDQNLDLSSMRQLKERITHSFHVPPLPTALTGDFLAHRLRAAGHDGGAIFSPAAARLIADASEGIVRRINILADKALLAAFAADAEVVEASHARQAIAESPFGRRSRMAGRWRGGLHFRPVVLGGLLLLLIGGICWAILAATRNL
- a CDS encoding ABC transporter ATP-binding protein, translated to MTEPALRFQQVVKRYGAASVLHGVDLELGAGECFGLVGVNGAGKTSLIKCLLDFCALDGGRIDIFGQPHHQPAARKPLGFLPESFTPPYYLTGADFIRYLLTLQGLPYQPDAVAAMLASLDLDADALKRMVRSYSKGMTQKLGLAACLLARKPLYVLDEPMSGLDPKARALLKEQLRALHRAGSTLFLTSHALADVDELCDRMAILHEGHIRFAGTPAECRARYGADTLEQAFLACIA